CTCCACGTTCTTCATGACACAATCCTTCTCTCGAGAGTGCGGTCCACCCCTCCCGCCGCCAAAGACATACGGGCATGAGACGAGAGGGAAATACGTGAGTCCACCTTAGCACTTCGGCTCGGCGGTGAACGGTTTCCGTGAGGCCGCGTCCATGGCCCTCGAGGGCAGCCCTCCTGACAGGTGCGATACGGAAGCAACACTCATCCCTCGCCCCTGTTTGACTTCACATGACCCGTCGGGTTCTCCTTGTGTGTACACGCGGCGGGCGAACAGCCCCGCGCACACGGACACCCGTGCGCCAGGGCATCGGCGTTCAGGTGGGGGGATACAGCGATGCAACCGCAGGAAGGCCTCTTCCATTCGCCTGGCGCGTTCAGTGGCATCGCCGTTCTCCGGCTCAGCCGGAACATGGCCCTACCACAGTTGCGACAGGTGGTCTCCTCCATCCACGCCGAGCTGAGCGCGGCCAGCGGCCTGCACGTGGTGCTCGGCCTGGAGGCCTCGCTGCTGCGCGAGGCGCCCCCAGCTCCGCCCGCGCTGCTGCCTCGCCGGGGCCCCACGGCGCGCTTCCCCTCCAGCCAGTCCCACGTGCTCGTCCAGGTGAGCGCGGAGGAGCGCGAGCGCCTGCTGTGGTCGCTGCGGCGTGTCCTGGCGCTCTCCCAGGCGGTGCTCTCCCTCGAGGAGGAGGTGCTCGGCGGCCGCATTGGCGTGGGGCGCGACGCCTTCGGCTTCCGCGACGGCCTGCTGCTCCCCACGCCCGAGCAGGTGCGGCGCACCGCGCTCATCCCCTCGGGGCCCATGGCGGGGGCCTCGTGGCTCCTCTACCTGCGCTTCCAGCAGGACCTGGACCTCTTCAGCCACCTCAAGCCCCAGGCCCAGGAGCGCGTGGTGGGCCGCACCCATGACGGGGAGCTCGTCGTGGACGCGCCCGCCGAGGCCCACATCCTCCGGGCCCGCGCGGCCGGCGCTGGGGAGAACCAGCTCCTCATCCGCCGCGGCTTCCCCTTCCGGCACCGGGGTGAGGAGGGGCTCGTCTTCGTGGCCGCCGCCGCGGACCCGGACGCCTACCGGCGCTCGCTGGACGCGCTGCTGGGCGTGGGCGGACAGACGCCGGACGCGCTGCTCCGCTACGCCACCGCAGTGGGCGGAGGCCTGTACCTCGCGCCTCCGCGCGACTGGTTCCACACCACCGGGCCAGGAGCGGTCCCATGAAGGTGCTCGTCCTGGATCGGGATACCCGCGTGTCGCGCGCGCTGGAGCGCACCCTGCGGGTGCTCGGACACGAGGTGCGCTGCCCTCTCTCCGCCGCGGAGGCCCGCGCCGCCCTCCACGCGGACCCGGCCGTGGACATCATCCTCGCCGCGCAGCACCTGGAGCCCGGCGAGTGCGGCACCGGGTTTCTTCGCTGGGCGGAAGCCCACGTCCCCCGTGCGCGCCGGGTGCTCATCTCCGGCACGCACTGCCCTCCGGACTTCGTCGAGCAGCCCGGGGTGCAGTGGTTCCAGGCCAAGCCCTTTGGCCGCCGGGAGCTGGAGGCCCTGCTGTGCCCTCCAGCTCCCCCGCACGACAGCCCGTAACCAGCCCCCGCCCCCCACTTCATGCAGACAACAGTCCGGCCATCCAGCCGGCGGAAGGAACGCAACAATGAGCTACAACGACATCCGTGGTCCTCGCGTGGTGGGATTGAACGTGGCCTCCTCGCTCGGGGAGTACCTGATGCGCATCCAGGAGCTGGGCGCCGTGGAGGGACCTGACGGGGCCCTGGAGATCAGCCCCGAGGTGATGCCGGTGCTGGAGGCCATCCACCAGGTGCTGGCCGGTGGCACGGTGGAGGTGAAGGTGGTCCACCGGGGCAATCCGGACATCGTCCACGAGCTGAACCGCCGCG
This is a stretch of genomic DNA from Archangium violaceum. It encodes these proteins:
- a CDS encoding Dyp-type peroxidase, with product MQPQEGLFHSPGAFSGIAVLRLSRNMALPQLRQVVSSIHAELSAASGLHVVLGLEASLLREAPPAPPALLPRRGPTARFPSSQSHVLVQVSAEERERLLWSLRRVLALSQAVLSLEEEVLGGRIGVGRDAFGFRDGLLLPTPEQVRRTALIPSGPMAGASWLLYLRFQQDLDLFSHLKPQAQERVVGRTHDGELVVDAPAEAHILRARAAGAGENQLLIRRGFPFRHRGEEGLVFVAAAADPDAYRRSLDALLGVGGQTPDALLRYATAVGGGLYLAPPRDWFHTTGPGAVP